The Streptomyces sp. NBC_01775 genome includes a region encoding these proteins:
- a CDS encoding response regulator transcription factor, which yields MIKVLLAEDQGMMRGALALLLGLEEDMEVISQVASGDEIVPAALEAEPDIALLDIELPGRSGLDAAAELRERLPSCAVLILTTFGRPGYLRRAMEAGASGFLVKDGPVEELAGAIRRVLAGERVIDPALAAAALSAGPNPLTPRERDVLSAAADGSTVADIAGRLHLSQATVRNYLSAAIGKTSTRNRMEAVRTARQNGWL from the coding sequence GTGATCAAGGTCCTACTCGCCGAGGACCAGGGCATGATGCGCGGCGCGCTCGCCCTGCTGCTCGGTCTGGAGGAGGACATGGAGGTCATCTCCCAGGTCGCCTCCGGCGACGAGATCGTGCCCGCCGCGCTGGAGGCGGAGCCGGACATCGCGCTCCTGGACATCGAGCTGCCCGGCCGCAGCGGTCTGGACGCCGCCGCCGAGCTGCGCGAGCGGCTGCCCTCGTGCGCCGTGCTGATCCTCACCACCTTCGGGCGGCCCGGCTATCTGCGCCGCGCGATGGAGGCGGGCGCCTCCGGGTTCCTCGTCAAGGACGGGCCCGTCGAGGAGCTGGCCGGGGCGATCCGGCGGGTGCTGGCGGGGGAACGGGTCATCGACCCGGCGCTGGCCGCCGCCGCGCTGAGTGCCGGGCCCAACCCGCTGACGCCGCGCGAGCGGGACGTGCTGTCCGCCGCGGCCGACGGCTCCACCGTCGCGGACATCGCCGGGCGGCTGCACCTGTCGCAGGCGACGGTGCGCAACTATCTGTCCGCGGCGATCGGCAAGACCTCCACCCGCAACCGGATGGAGGCCGTGCGCACGGCCCGCCAGAACGGCTGGCTGTAG
- a CDS encoding MFS transporter, whose amino-acid sequence MAQTSAGTGIPSTLDASSKARLWAVVLAACAGQFLVVLDVSVVNVALPSMRRTLALSESGLQWVLNAYTLTFAGLMLLGGRAADLFGRKAVFLTGLALFTAASFAGGLAQEPWHLLAARGVQGMGAAILAPATLTLLTTSVPEGSARTKAVATWSAVGAGGGAAGGLVGGVLTDTLSWRWVLLINVPVGALVLVAAAVWLTESRETRVRRLDVPGALLVTLGLGAVAYGIVRTDTAGWTAPSALGPLFAGLAMLGLFVAVEARSHEPLVPLRLFRRRAVSSANASIFINGLATFAMWYFLSLYTQNVLHYTPLQAGFAMIPHSLSIVLGSKSAPYLMARIGDRALAVTGTAMAGLGYVWQSSVHTGGGYAATILAPGVLMALGAGLAATPLATIATATKDPGEAGLLSGLFGTGRTMGGALGLAVLSTVAAARTDGHENPVALADGYGTAFRTGAVVLAASVLFMLFALPRRTEPETVVGEVGEVGEVGEVGDVEGTASEPARATE is encoded by the coding sequence ATGGCGCAGACCTCCGCCGGTACCGGCATACCCAGCACGCTCGACGCCTCGTCAAAAGCCCGCCTGTGGGCGGTGGTCCTCGCCGCGTGTGCCGGGCAGTTCCTCGTCGTGCTCGACGTCTCCGTCGTCAACGTCGCCCTGCCCTCGATGCGCCGGACCCTCGCCCTCTCGGAGTCGGGGCTCCAGTGGGTCCTCAACGCCTACACCCTCACCTTCGCGGGCCTGATGCTGCTGGGTGGCCGGGCCGCCGATCTGTTCGGGCGGAAGGCGGTGTTCCTGACGGGGCTGGCGCTGTTCACCGCCGCCAGCTTCGCCGGCGGCCTCGCGCAGGAGCCCTGGCACCTGCTCGCCGCGCGTGGTGTCCAGGGCATGGGCGCCGCGATTCTGGCGCCCGCCACCCTCACCTTGTTGACCACCTCCGTCCCGGAGGGATCCGCCCGGACGAAGGCGGTCGCGACCTGGTCGGCGGTCGGCGCCGGGGGCGGCGCGGCGGGCGGGCTGGTGGGCGGGGTGCTCACCGACACGCTGTCCTGGCGCTGGGTGCTGCTGATCAACGTCCCTGTGGGGGCGCTCGTGCTGGTGGCGGCGGCCGTGTGGCTGACCGAGAGCCGGGAGACGAGGGTGCGGCGGCTGGACGTGCCGGGCGCACTGCTGGTCACCCTCGGCCTGGGCGCCGTCGCCTACGGGATCGTGCGGACGGACACGGCGGGCTGGACGGCGCCGAGTGCGCTGGGCCCGCTGTTCGCCGGGCTGGCGATGCTGGGGCTGTTCGTCGCGGTGGAGGCCCGCTCGCACGAGCCGCTGGTGCCGCTGCGGCTCTTCCGCCGCCGCGCGGTCTCCTCCGCGAACGCGTCGATCTTCATCAACGGCCTGGCGACGTTCGCCATGTGGTACTTCCTGTCCCTCTACACCCAGAACGTGCTCCACTACACCCCGCTCCAGGCGGGCTTCGCGATGATTCCCCACTCGCTGAGCATCGTGCTGGGCTCCAAGTCCGCCCCGTATCTGATGGCGCGGATCGGAGACCGCGCGCTCGCCGTCACCGGCACGGCGATGGCCGGGCTCGGCTACGTGTGGCAGAGCTCCGTGCACACGGGCGGCGGCTACGCGGCGACGATCCTGGCCCCGGGGGTGCTGATGGCGCTGGGCGCCGGGCTGGCCGCGACCCCGCTGGCCACGATCGCGACCGCGACGAAGGACCCGGGCGAGGCGGGTCTGCTCTCCGGGCTGTTCGGCACCGGGCGCACGATGGGCGGCGCGCTGGGCCTGGCCGTCCTCTCGACGGTCGCCGCGGCGCGGACCGACGGCCACGAGAACCCGGTGGCGCTCGCGGACGGCTACGGCACGGCCTTCCGCACGGGTGCCGTCGTGCTCGCGGCCAGTGTGCTGTTCATGCTCTTCGCCCTGCCCCGGAGGACGGAGCCGGAGACCGTTGTCGGGGAGGTCGGGGAGGTCGGGGAGGTCGGGGAGGTCGGGGACGTCGAGGGGACAGCCTCCGAGCCCGCCCGCGCCACCGAATGA
- a CDS encoding ABC transporter permease, producing MRDYILLEVRRTLRDKGFVIFGIGMPVLMYVLFTHIGAASGGQDDWRVGVMVSMAAYGALGAALSSGNGVAEDKALGWLRQLRITPLSPTKAVVGRGITSSVTVLPAIAAVLLVGAVVNGVRLAAWQWVALVVLLWLGTAPFTLLGLGNGYRLSSQTTGLVNTGCTLGLALLGGLWFPSVAFPRLLRELSGWTPAHRFADLGWSVTEGHLPGPTTVLVLLAWLAAFGSYAVYAYRRAAREV from the coding sequence ATGCGGGACTACATCCTCCTGGAGGTCCGCAGAACGCTGCGGGACAAGGGCTTTGTGATCTTCGGCATCGGAATGCCGGTGCTGATGTACGTGCTGTTCACCCACATCGGCGCCGCCTCGGGGGGACAGGACGACTGGCGGGTCGGCGTCATGGTCTCGATGGCCGCCTACGGCGCGCTGGGCGCGGCGCTCAGCTCGGGCAACGGCGTCGCCGAGGACAAGGCGCTCGGCTGGCTGCGCCAGCTGCGGATCACCCCGCTGAGCCCCACGAAGGCCGTGGTCGGCCGGGGCATCACCAGCTCGGTGACGGTGCTGCCGGCGATCGCCGCCGTTCTGCTGGTGGGCGCCGTCGTCAACGGGGTGCGGCTGGCGGCCTGGCAGTGGGTGGCCCTGGTGGTGCTGCTGTGGCTGGGCACCGCGCCCTTCACCCTGCTGGGCCTGGGCAACGGGTACCGCCTCAGCTCGCAGACCACCGGGCTGGTCAACACCGGCTGCACGCTGGGGCTCGCGCTGCTGGGCGGGCTGTGGTTCCCCTCGGTGGCCTTCCCCCGCCTGCTGCGGGAGCTGTCGGGCTGGACACCGGCCCACCGCTTCGCCGACCTGGGCTGGAGCGTCACCGAGGGCCACCTGCCGGGCCCGACGACGGTACTGGTGCTGCTCGCGTGGCTGGCGGCCTTCGGCTCCTATGCCGTGTACGCGTACCGTCGAGCGGCACGGGAGGTGTGA
- a CDS encoding sensor histidine kinase gives MDVTSWMKWAESPTKAEERACRTAERARERAEVGKGPGKYTFLPWLIMGVGAFSNILQGKAGNPWIGGLALLAFNSLYIFVVFAAFDPRRKDTTAPLLGLAGLTAVTFAVAVGYGDTWTMFFPLLSLASGTVRQLRGKPLALWLIALSGAAGWITGWKHGAGSDGWSAWGVGYGTFVSGMVTAAVLSLFDTVRQLDATRQELARTAVEKERLRFSRDLHDLLGHTLSVVVVKAEAVRRLASRDLDAALGQAADIEAVGRQALTEIREAVTGYREGSLSTELERARSVLEAAGMEPVVRQSGPPLAPQAEALLGWVVRETVTNTVRHSGASRCEIEVRAADDRVRLTVTDDGRAPGPRPVGPGGPHEENVGGGNGLKGLAERLAAAGGTLDSGPDGRRGFRVVTELPVDTEDPMRTHVGTVEGAGR, from the coding sequence ATGGACGTCACGTCGTGGATGAAGTGGGCCGAGAGTCCCACGAAGGCCGAGGAGCGCGCCTGCCGGACGGCCGAGCGCGCCAGGGAGCGGGCCGAGGTGGGCAAGGGGCCGGGCAAGTACACCTTCCTGCCCTGGCTGATCATGGGGGTGGGCGCGTTCTCCAACATCCTCCAGGGCAAGGCGGGCAACCCCTGGATCGGCGGCCTCGCGCTGCTGGCCTTCAACTCGCTCTACATCTTCGTCGTCTTCGCCGCCTTCGACCCCCGGCGCAAGGACACCACGGCGCCGCTGCTGGGCCTGGCGGGGCTGACCGCGGTCACCTTCGCCGTCGCGGTGGGCTACGGCGACACCTGGACGATGTTCTTCCCGCTGCTCTCCCTCGCCTCCGGCACCGTCCGGCAGCTGAGGGGCAAGCCGCTGGCGCTGTGGCTGATCGCGTTGAGCGGCGCCGCCGGCTGGATCACCGGCTGGAAGCACGGCGCCGGAAGTGACGGCTGGAGCGCCTGGGGCGTCGGCTACGGAACGTTCGTCTCCGGCATGGTCACGGCGGCCGTGCTCAGCCTCTTCGACACGGTCCGCCAGCTCGACGCGACCCGGCAGGAGCTGGCGCGGACGGCCGTCGAGAAGGAGCGGCTGCGCTTCTCCCGCGACCTGCACGACCTGCTGGGCCACACCCTCTCGGTGGTCGTGGTCAAGGCCGAGGCCGTGCGGCGGCTGGCCTCCCGCGACCTGGACGCCGCGCTGGGGCAGGCCGCCGACATCGAGGCGGTCGGCCGGCAGGCGCTGACCGAGATCCGCGAGGCGGTGACCGGATACCGCGAGGGCAGCCTCAGCACCGAGCTGGAGCGGGCGCGCTCGGTGCTGGAGGCCGCGGGCATGGAGCCGGTCGTCCGTCAGTCGGGGCCGCCGCTGGCGCCGCAGGCCGAGGCGCTGCTGGGCTGGGTCGTCCGCGAGACGGTCACCAACACCGTGCGGCACAGCGGGGCTTCGCGCTGCGAGATCGAGGTGCGGGCCGCCGATGACCGGGTGCGGCTGACGGTCACGGACGACGGGCGCGCCCCCGGACCTCGTCCCGTGGGGCCCGGTGGCCCCCATGAGGAGAACGTCGGCGGCGGGAACGGGCTGAAGGGACTGGCCGAACGACTGGCCGCCGCCGGAGGCACCCTGGACAGCGGACCCGATGGCCGGCGCGGCTTCCGGGTCGTGACCGAACTGCCCGTGGACACGGAGGATCCCATGCGCACACATGTCGGCACCGTTGAGGGGGCCGGCCGGTGA
- a CDS encoding TetR/AcrR family transcriptional regulator translates to MSVQERKQRERVSRERLIVATARELAEQQGWDAVTTRRLAERIEYSQPVLYSHFRGKREIIGAVALEGAAEMAVAMRAATAAADGPRARVTALARAYLAFAERHPAVYDALFQLDGGLAYAQEDTPEPLKDAFAALLECLSEVAGDGVRPELFTETFWASLHGLATLTRAGRLPPEDTERRTELLVDRLAML, encoded by the coding sequence ATGTCGGTACAGGAACGCAAGCAGCGCGAACGGGTCAGCCGCGAGCGCCTCATCGTGGCCACGGCCCGCGAACTCGCCGAGCAGCAGGGCTGGGACGCGGTCACCACCCGGCGGCTCGCCGAACGCATCGAATACAGCCAGCCCGTCCTCTACAGCCACTTCCGCGGCAAGCGCGAGATCATCGGCGCCGTCGCCCTCGAAGGCGCCGCCGAGATGGCAGTGGCGATGCGGGCCGCGACCGCCGCCGCCGACGGCCCCCGCGCCCGGGTCACCGCGCTGGCCCGTGCCTACCTCGCCTTCGCCGAACGCCATCCGGCGGTCTACGACGCCCTGTTCCAGCTCGACGGCGGCCTGGCGTACGCGCAGGAGGACACCCCCGAACCGTTGAAGGACGCCTTCGCCGCGCTGCTGGAGTGCCTCAGCGAGGTCGCCGGGGACGGCGTGCGCCCGGAGCTGTTCACCGAGACGTTCTGGGCGTCCCTGCACGGACTGGCCACCTTGACCAGAGCGGGACGGCTCCCGCCGGAGGACACCGAGCGCAGGACGGAGCTGCTGGTGGACCGGCTCGCCATGCTCTGA
- a CDS encoding ATP-binding cassette domain-containing protein, with protein sequence MTTASRNSTALRRPERSGHPEQPPATSAVACTRVVRTYGPVRAVDGLDLHIGRGETVALLGRNGAGKSTTLSMLLGLLPPTEGTVSLYGSEPEAAVRSGLVGAMLQDGRPVPRVTVRELVSFVASTYPAPMPVEEALELAGIASLAARRIDRISGGQAQRVRFAIALTGSPELIVLDEPTAALDVEARRAFWQSMRGYAERGNTVLFSTHYLAEAEENADRIVVIDRGRVVADGSGEEIRRGAGGGALVAFDLPTAPDGLPGSGPDGLPGSGPDVPEEERRPDLAGLPGVVSAEVRGGRARLRSADSDATVLALAGLGLVRGLEVARPSLEDAFLALTSGPGTFDGSDTAMVERKDA encoded by the coding sequence ATGACGACAGCGAGCCGGAACTCCACGGCCCTCAGACGCCCCGAGCGCTCCGGGCACCCCGAACAGCCCCCCGCCACCAGCGCGGTGGCCTGCACCCGGGTCGTGCGCACCTACGGCCCCGTGCGGGCCGTCGACGGGCTGGACCTCCACATCGGGCGCGGCGAGACCGTGGCGCTGCTCGGCCGCAACGGCGCGGGCAAGTCCACCACCTTGTCCATGCTGCTGGGCCTGCTGCCGCCCACCGAGGGCACCGTCTCCCTCTACGGGAGCGAGCCCGAGGCGGCTGTGCGCTCCGGACTGGTGGGCGCGATGCTCCAGGACGGGCGGCCCGTCCCCCGGGTCACCGTGCGCGAACTGGTCTCGTTCGTCGCCTCCACCTATCCGGCTCCGATGCCCGTCGAGGAGGCGCTGGAGCTGGCCGGGATCGCCTCCCTCGCCGCGCGCCGGATCGACCGGATCTCCGGCGGGCAGGCGCAGCGGGTGCGATTCGCCATCGCGCTGACGGGCAGCCCCGAGCTGATCGTCCTGGACGAGCCGACGGCGGCGCTGGACGTCGAGGCGCGCCGCGCCTTCTGGCAGTCGATGCGCGGCTACGCGGAGCGCGGCAACACGGTGCTGTTCTCCACCCACTACCTGGCGGAGGCCGAGGAGAACGCCGACCGGATAGTGGTGATCGACCGGGGCCGGGTCGTCGCCGACGGCAGCGGCGAGGAGATCCGGCGCGGCGCGGGCGGCGGCGCGCTCGTCGCCTTCGACCTGCCCACGGCGCCGGACGGCCTGCCGGGATCGGGGCCGGACGGACTGCCGGGGTCGGGGCCGGACGTGCCCGAGGAAGAACGGAGGCCGGACCTCGCGGGTCTGCCCGGTGTCGTCTCGGCCGAGGTGCGCGGCGGCCGGGCCCGGCTGCGTTCGGCCGACTCCGACGCGACGGTGCTCGCGCTGGCCGGGCTCGGGCTCGTACGCGGCCTGGAGGTGGCCCGGCCCAGCCTGGAGGACGCCTTCTTGGCGCTGACCTCGGGCCCGGGCACCTTTGACGGCTCGGACACGGCCATGGTGGAGCGGAAGGACGCGTGA